From one Amphiura filiformis chromosome 13, Afil_fr2py, whole genome shotgun sequence genomic stretch:
- the LOC140167747 gene encoding gamma-aminobutyric acid type B receptor subunit 1-like, translated as MERDKMISIVASVFLVTVWLTSNGEASNTSEPVGETKIPLYIGGLLPFSGGWDGSGLVPGIDLALEQINNRDDMLPGYDLRIVWNDTQCSPGLSSRVFFDQIYREPQKIMILGGGCSSGSEAIAGTSHYWNLISVSPTASSPALSNRVKYPLFYRTYPTEKSLNPARIAIMKEFGWTRVATIHENYELFSLTVDDLVSRLKEANITLISSESFVDNPKNQIENLKKQDAKIIVAMMYADQAQKIFCEAIKLNMTGDGYVWMLVGWYLNKWWEIDFGQLDCTTEELTNAVGNSYYFGLRSQGLSSSDDITIGNMTAGQFDTYIKDQLANNPKYSHLTFTKEHPFGYDTVWAIALALNESINVLKATAFPDGRIRRLEDFNYDDSEMMMVFYESLATVSFSGVTICMCGLAGAGILLAMGFLVFNIKLRKQRYVKLSSPNLNNLIIVGGMIVYTAVFFGGVDTKFVSASFKTICCQLNVWVLSIGFVLSYGSMFSKTWRVYQVAAFKTPKRKVITDHLLYTMVFLLLLFDVGILTAWQVVDPMKLVVKELYKREDPTTPNQLVSPYIELCKSDYILYWLLALYIYKGFLLIFGAFLAWETRKVTIDALNDSKFIGISVYNVIILCTIGVTVSFLIGDDPEALYLFISGIIIFCNTVTLFVIFIPKIISVWKCPEGEIISTTNTTKRPPTSTTESMSFSNLSEENGMLKATISELTQELEDRRQASCCELGCFGVRMACFTSDKDRIDNSKGQIGTANTNI; from the exons ATGGAGCGAGATAAAATGATTTCTATCGTTGCGAGTGTGTTTCTCGTAACAGTATGGTTGACATCTAACGGCGAAGCATCCAATACATCTGAACCAGTTGGTGAGACTAAGATACCGCTGTATATTGGCGGTCTACTCCCTTTCAGTGGAGGGTGGGATGGAAGCGGATTGGTGCCGGGGATAGATCTCGCCTTAGAACAGATCAACAATAGGGACGATATGCTGCCTGGATATGACCTTAGAATTGTATGGAATGATACGCAG TGTAGTCCGGGATTAAGTAGCCGAGTGTTTTTCGATCAGATATACCGTGAACCACAGAAGATAATGATTCTAGGTGGTGGCTGTTCCAGTGGCTCCGAGGCTATCGCTGGCACTTCACACTACTGGAATCTTATCTCG GTGTCTCCCACGGCCAGTTCCCCAGCGCTATCCAATCGTGTTAAATACCCGTTATTTTACAGGACTTACCCAACGGAAAAGTCTCTGAATCCTGCACGGATAGCAATTATGAAAGAATTTGGTTGGACGAGGGTTGCTACTATACATGAAAATTATGAATTGTTTTCATTG ACGGTAGATGACTTGGTGAGCAGATTGAAAGAAGCCAATATCACACTGATTAGCTCTGAAAGCTTTGTCGACAATCCCaaaaatcaaattgaaaatcTTAAG AAACAAGATGCTAAGATTATAGTTGCAATGATGTATGCTGACCAAgctcagaaaatattttgtgaG GCTATCAAACTGAACATGACGGGAGATGGTTACGTATGGATGCTCGTAGGTTGGTACCTCAACAAATGGTGGGAGATAGACTTCGGTCAATTAGACTGTACAACAGAAGAGCTGACTAATGCCGTTGGGAACTCGTACTACTTCGGCTTGCGTAGTCAGGGGTTGTCTAGTTCTGATGATATAACAATAGGGAACATG ACTGCCGGGCAATTTGACACGTATATCAAAGATCAACTGGCCAATAATCCTAAATACAGCCATCTGACATTTACAAAAGAACATCCATTCGGGTATGATACAGTATGGGCCATTGCTTTGGCGCTAAATGAAAGTATAAACGTACTCAAAGCTACCGCCTTTCCAGATGGACGCATACGCAGATTGGAGGATTTCAACTACGATGATAGCGAGATGATGATGGTGTTTTATGAAAGCTTAGCTACAGTTTCTTTTTCGGGAGTAACG ATATGCATGTGTGGTTTGGCTGGGGCGGGAATCTTATTGGCCATGGGATTCCTAGTTTTCAATATCAAGCTTCGTAAACAGAG ATACGTCAAACTTTCAAGCCCAAACCTCAACAATTTAATTATTGTTGGCGGAATGATTGTTTACACTGCTGTGTTCTTTGGTGGTGTCGATACTAAATTTGTCAGTGCTAGTTTCAAGACAATTTGTTGTCAG CTGAATGTTTGGGTGTTGTCGATTGGGTTCGTGCTGTCGTATGGGTCGATGTTTAGTAAGACATGGCGAGTTTATCAGGTAGCGGCTTTCAAAACTCCAAAACGAAAG GTAATCACTGACCATCTACTCTATACGATGGTATTTTTGCTGTTACTTTTCGATGTTGGCATCCTAACTGCATGGCAAGTAGTAGATCCAATGAAATTAGTCGTGAAAGAACTGTACAAGAGG GAAGACCCTACAACTCCAAATCAGCTTGTATCACCGTACATAGAATTATGCAAAAGTGATTATATTCTTTACTGGTTACTCGCTCTCTATATTTATAAAGGATTCCTGTTGATTTTTGGTGCTTTTCTGGCTTGGGAAACGCGAAAG GTTACTATTGACGCCCTCAACGATAGCAAGTTTATAGGTATCAGCGTTTATAACGTGATTATACTGTGTACTATTGGAGTGACCGTCAGCTTTCTTATTGGTGATGACCCGGAAGCactatatttatttatatctggAATCATCATATTCTGTAACACAGTGACGCTATTCGTCATCTTTATTCCAAAG ATAATATCTGTTTGGAAATGTCCAGAAGGTGAAATTATATCAACAACTAATACAACAAAGCGCCCTCCTACGTCAACAACTGAGTCAATGTCATTTAGTAACTTAAGTGAGGAAAATGGCATGTTAAAAGCAACGATATCAGAG TTAACCCAGGAACTGGAAGATAGAAGGCAAGCTAGCTGTTGTGAACTAGGATGTTTCGGAGTACGAATGGCTTGTTTTACATCTGATAAAGATCGAATTGATAACAGCAAAGGACAAATTGGAACAGCTAATACTAATATCTAA